In the genome of Bremerella sp. P1, the window ACGATTTCCAGAATGGGATTCATCCCTATTTCTATGCCGAGGGGCAAAAGAAGCCCAAACCGGATGAGTGGGGGAGCGTTGCCGCTTGGGCCTGGGGGCTGGGACGAGCGATGGATTACCTGGAACAAAACCCGGAGATTGCCTCGGACAAAGTGATCGTGATGGGGCATTCACGGCTCGGCAAGACATCCCTCTGGGCCGGTGCCACCGATCCTCGCTTTGCCGCCGTGATCTCGAATAACTCGGGCTGTGGCGGGGCAGCGCTTTCGCGAAGAAGATTTGGCGAGTCGGTCAAACGAATCAACACTTCGTTTCCGCATTGGTTCAACGATAACTTCACCAAGTACAACCACAATGAGGATGCTTGTCCGGTCGATCAGCACGAACTGATTGCCTTGATCGCACCACGTCCGTGCCTGGTTTGCAGTGCGGAAGAAGATCGTTGGGCCGATCCCCACGGCGAATTTCTTTCAGCCAAGTACGCAAGTCCCGTTTATGAGCTGTTGGCGGTCGAGGGGCTGAACGCCGAGGAAATGCCTGCCGTCGACGAGCCTGTACTCAGCCGTTTGGGCTACGTAATCCGGGCTGGTGGGCACGATGTTAAGCCAATCGATTGGCAGCGATACATGGAATTTGCCGACGCACACGTGCTAGGCAAGTAGCCGCCATCTGGCGGCACTTGGGGGGCATTTGGTAGAACGTATCTTCACCCATAACCGACGAAGGAGCCCCACGTGAAACTGATTGTCGCCGTGATCCAACCAACCAAGCTGGACAGTGTTCGCACGGCCCTATCTGAAATGGCCGTCGAGCGATTGACGGTCTTCGATGCCGAAGGGTACGGTCGACAGCGTGGCCAAACGGCGACCTTCCGTGGTATTGAGTACCAGACGAACCTGCTGCGGAAGGTGATCGTGGAGATTGCCGTGAACGACGACTTCCTGGACAAGACGCTCAGCATCATCGAGAACGTCGCACGCACCGGCCAGGAAGGTAACATCGGCGACGGGAAAATTCTCGTCCTGCCGATCGAGCAGGTCGTTCAAATTGGCGGCAAGGAAAAAGGCCCGTCGGCTGTCTAAACCAACTCACAGGTAATCCATTGATTCTTTATTTCACTGCGGACTTGATGTCGAACTCGCGCGTTTCGGGGCCTGCTCGGGCCAATGGGATTCCGCTGCGGGTGATTGCTTCCAAGGGCGGAATCCTCGAAACGATCGACGAGGACACCACGGCGCTGCTGGTCGACTTGAATCCTCCGGCACGTGACGCGATTAGTACCATTCAGGAAGCCAGGGCGGCCCATCCAGATCTACGGATCGTGGTGCACGGACCGCACGTTCAGGTCGATCTGTTGGGTCAGGCAAAAGAAGCTGGGGCCGAAGTACTTACCAACGGCCAGTTTCATCAGCAGGTCGATGCGATTCTCGCTAAGCTGGCCGAGCCAGCTTAGTTCGCGTCATCTTCGCTCGAGTCGCCATCGGGCTGGGATTCGTCCCCGCCCAGATCTTTGTTGAGCGCCGGCATGGCGAAGCGTGGCTGGTCTTCGTCCAGCACGATTTCGTCCATCTCTGCCTGGTCGACATCACGGCGAAGCAGAAGGTAAATCCCTGAGAATACGGCGAAAAAGTAGCCAAAGGTGTAGGCCGGTACCAGGTGTTCGACAACGCTGTACCAGAATCGCCAGATCGGACCGGCGAAATCATGGGTCAGAATTTTCTCGGTCTGCTCAAGGCCTTGGCCCCATTGAAGCCCTGTCGAAAGGGCGGCCAGCGAGGTTCCGACCAACAGGCTCATCGCAAAGTACCCCACCAAGCCGCCGAGTAAAGCCACCAATAGATACCACAGGTAGTGAAACGGTCGCTGGGTGACATAGGCATAACAGCGACTCAACGCGTCGAAGTGGTCGGAGCATTCCGTGCTGATGGCACCCCACATCAAGGGCCAGCCCAGGATCAAGGGAACCACGAGCATGCCGATCCCGATCGCCACCATCACGGCAATAAAGCCGAAGATACCGGTAACCACGGCGGCCCAAGGTCCCAGCCAGTTGACTAGGCCAAACAGCAGGAGGATCACCATCAGCATGGTGACCCCGATCATCGGGAAGATGGGGGACAGGAAGTAGCTGATAAACTTGCGAACCGAATGCCCTAGGGCCCCTTTGATTCCACAACGATCGTTGACCGAGAATTCCATCGCGGCGATTCGGGAAATCGCTCCACCGAAGATCGCGAACGTGGCGATGTACCACAGTGAATAAAACAGGAAGACCAGCAAGCCGCCAAAAGTTGGGGCCGGAAAGATCCTCTGGAAGGGGTTACCGCCGCGCAATGCGTCCTGGACAATTTCCAGGAAGTTGGTGGGAGAGGCCGCCAGGACAGGCCCGGCGCCGTCGTTGACCCAACTGCCGAAGAGATTCAAACCGATCCAATGACCGAGCGACAGCAGGCAAACACCCAGGTAGGCCAGCAGCAAAACGCGTAGATAGAACCCGATCAGGGTTGCCCGAAAGAGGATCAACCAGGGAAAACATTCGTGCCACGAAATGCCTCGTAGTAGACCGCGCTCCTCCGACATGCAGCTTTACTCCTCTGACCCTGCGGGAAATTTTGAGCCCGAATTATAGGCAGAGAAGGAAAGCTTTAAAACGTCACTCTGGCGAATCTTCGTCGTCGAATTGGCGATTCGCCTGCTCTTCGATGTGCTTTTCAATGTCGACGGGAAGCGCGTGCTCCTCGTCGAGCCATTGTCCCAGATCGATCTGACGACATCGTTCGCTGCAAAATGGCATCGCCGGAGTGTAGTCTGTCTCGAACAGGTGACCACACGTGGGACAGCGTAGAGAAGCCATGCAGGGCCTCCTTGCGTATTACGAGCTTAGTCCGAAGACGATTTGCCTTTCGACTCGCTCTTGGCCGGCTTGGACGATTCGCTGCTCTTCGAGCCCTTTTCGGCGCTCTTCTTGTACGAATCGCTGCGATAGTCCGTGATGTAAAACCCAGAACCCTTGAAGAGCAAGCCACCGCCGGTGCTGAAGAGCCGGCGCAACTTCTTCTTTTTGCACTCGGGGCACTTCGTCAGTGGATCGGCCGAGATCGACTGGAATTCCTCGAATTCATGTTCACAAGCGTCGCACTTGTATTCGTAGGTGGGCATTACAAGAGAATCTCCGGGGGTAGTGTTCAGCAGGAAGAAGGAGCACTTCGTTGTCTTGCTGAAAACCGAAAACTGAAAACTTGCTTACTCTAATAGTACTCTACTCGGCGAATTAGTCAGGGGCTTTTGACACAATCACCTGGCTGGCCCGGATGCAGCGGTCGAACAGCTTGTAGCCCGTCTGAGCCACTTGCAGCACGGTGCCTGGCTCGACATCGGCGCTGGGCTGCTGCAGGATCGCTTCATGGAAGTTCGGGTCAAACGGTTGGCCTTCGGCTTCGATCGGTTCGCAGCCGCGTTTCTTCATTGCTTCGAGAAGCTGCTTCTCGACCAGCTTGATTCCGTCGATGATGCCACCCGCTTGTTCCGACCCACCAGCCGACTGCAAAGCTCGCTGTAGGTTATCGACTACCGGCAGCAGGTCCGTCAGCAGTGGCGAGTTGGCGAACTTGAGTTCGTCATCGCGTTCACGACGTACGCGCTTGCGGTAGTTTTCCAGATCTGCCTGGGCCAGAAGGACTCGCTTCTCGGCGTCAACCAGATCTTGCTTCAGCTTCTCGACCTGATCGTCGGCACTACCAAAGAATTCGTCGGTGGACGCATTCTCTGCGGTGGCTTGCGACTGATCGGCATCAGTGTTGGGGTCCTGCGAGGGATCCTTTTCGGGATGTTCTGCAGACACGCGCTAAACTCCTTGATTAGCTCTTCTTCTTGGTCTCTTTTTCGTCGGTCGATGCGAACAGATAGTCTCGAATCGACTCGAGGAACGACTTCCGATGGGGACTGACGTTAGTGTGTTCGTATTCGGCCAGGTCGCGAAGCAGTTCTTCCTGCTTCGGATCCAGCTTTTTGGGGACTTCAATATACGTTTGCACGTACAAGTCGCCGGTGCCGCGGCCATGAGGATCTGGCATCCCCTTGCCACGCATCTTGAAAACTTCCGACGAACCGGAACCCGCCGGGACGCTCAGCATCGCTGGTCCGTTGAGTGTCGGAACTTCAATCTCGCTGCCCAGAACTGCCTGGGTGTACGTGATCGGCATCTTCAGGATCAGGTGATCCCCTTCGCGCTCGAACAGCTTGTGCTTGCGAATCGAGATGTGGCAGTAACAATCGCCCGGAGGGCCTCCGTCAGGGCTGGGTTGCCCTTCGCCAGCCAGCCGAACTCGCATGCCGTCGTCGACACCTGCCGGGATGGCGACGTCCATGCTGACGCGTTTGGTGGTAAAACCATTCCCACGGCAATCGCCGCAGGGATCGGTGATGATGGTCCCTTGGCCGCCGCACGAAGGGCAGGTCGTTTGCACACGCAAGATGCCTGCCTGCTGCACGACTTGGCCAGCACCGCCACAGCGGCTACATGTTTCTGGCTGCGAGCCTGGCTTGGCACCACTGCCACTGCATGTCTCACAGGCAACGCGACGATCGACTTGGATTTCGCGATCGACGCCGGTTGCCGCTTCCTCGAGATCGAGCGTGACTCGAACCTGGATGTCGGCCCCTTTGCGAACGCGTCGACGACCCCCTCGACCCCCGCCGCGGCCGAAGATGTCGCTGAATATCCCTCCGCCGAAAATATCGCCAAACGCTTCCATGATGTCTTCGACATCGTGGAAGTTTGCCCGCTGTCCACCTTCGACACCGGCATGGCCGTACTGATCGTAACGAGCCCGCTTTTCGGAATCGCTAAGAACTTCGTACGCCTCGGCCGCTTCCTTGAACCGAGAGACGGCTTCCTCGTCGCCCGGGTTCGAGTCGGGGTGGTATTTAATCGCCAGCTTGCGATAGGCCTTGGAAATCTCGCCGCTGGATGCGGATCGTTCGATTCCCAGGACTTCGTAGTAGTCGACTTTGGTAGCCATCGTGTCCTCACGTAGGCGGCGGTAGAAACAAAACGGGCTGGTCCCCGGAAGAGATTCAGCCCGTTGAATTTTTTCGTCTTAGGCAGCAAGGGCAAGGCCCATTGCTGCCGTTTTGGGTTGACGCAACGTCGGCTTAGCGAATAACGCCTTCGGCCGGACGCTTGCCATCGTCTTCCAGGTTGGTGACCAACGCTTCGGTCGTGAGCAGCAGACCGGAGATGCTCGCGGCGTTGCTCAGAGCGGTACGTACCACCTTGGCTGGATCGATCACGCCAGCTTTGACCATGTCGACGTAAGCACCTTCGTAGGCGTTGTAGCCGTAGTTGGTCGACTTCTGCTGAACTTCGTCGACAACCACGTTGCCGTCGATGCCGCAGTTGTCGGCGATTTGACGCATCGGAGCCGGCAGAGCCTTGAGGATGATGTCGACGCCGATCTTTTCGTCGCCGCGGGCCGAGGAACGGGCCTTCTCGACTGCTTCGATTGCACGAACCAGAGCGACACCACCACCTGGCAGAACGCCTTCTTCGACGGCCGCACGGGTAGCGTGCAGGGCGTCTTCGACGCGTGCCTTGGTCTGCTTCATTTCCGCTTCGGTTTCGGCACCGACCGAGATGACAGCCACACCACCGGAAAGCTTAGCCAGGCGTTCCTGGTACTTTTCACGATCGTATTCGCTGTCGGTTTCTTCGATCTGACGCTTCAGCTGAGCGATACGCGATTCGAGTTCCTTTTTGTCGCCACCACCTTCGACGATCGTCGTCTTGTCCTTGGTGATGTTGATCTTCTTGGCACGGCCCAATTGGTTCAGTTGAACCTTATCGAGCGTGATGCCCAGATCGTCGCTGATCACGGTACCACCGGTCAGAACGCCCATGTCGGCCAGCATCGCCTTACGACGATCGCCGAAACCAGGAGCCTTGACGGCGGCAATGTTCAGCACGCCACGCAGACGGTTGACGACCAATGCGGTCAGGGCTTCGCCTTCGATGTCTTCGGCGACGATCAACAGCGGCTTGCCAGTGTTGCCAACTTGTTCCAGAAGCGGAATCAGCTCACGCAGGTTGCTGATCTTCTTTTCGTGGAACAGGATGTAAGCGTCTTCCATCTCCACGTCCATTTCCGCTGGACGATTGATGAAGTAAGGCGAGATGTAACCCTTGTCGAACTGCATACCTTCGACGTATTCGACGGTCGTTTCTCGGCTCTTGCCTTCTTCGACGGTGATGACGCCGTCTTGACCGACGCGGTGCAAAGCGTCTGCGAGCAGTTCGCCGATAGCGCGGTCGTTATTGGCACTGATGGTACCGATGTTGGCGACGTCTTCCTTGCTGTTGACGGGCTTGGCCATCGAAAGCAGGAAGTCTTCAGCCGCAGCAACCGCCTTTTCAATACCACGACGAATCGCGGTTGGGTTGCTACCGGCTACGATGTTGCGAAGACCTTCCTTGAAGATCGCACGGGCCAGAACGGTGGCGGTAGTCGTACCGTCACCAGCCACGTCAGAAGTCTTGCTCGCGACTTCGTTGACGAGCTTAGCACCCATGTTCTCGAAGCGATCTTCGAGTTCGATTTCCTTGGCAACGGTCACGCCGTCTTTGGTTACCGTCGGGCCGCCGTACGACTTGTTGATGATCACGTTACGGCCGGTTGGGCCCATCGTGACGGCGACAGCGTCGGCCAGCTTGTCGATGCCCTTGAGCATCTTGGCTCGGGCATGATCCTCGAAAAGCAGTTGTTTTGCCACGCTAAGAATCCTTATGTGATAAAAACTGAATGCGGTTTAGGACAGATCGAAAGGCCGGGCTTAGTCGTTGACGACTTTGGCCAGGACTTCGGTCTCGCGAAGGATCTTGTACTCGACGTCATCGATTTCGATATCGCTGCCGCTGTACTTGCCGTAGATGACTTCGTCGCCAATGGCCACCGAAAGCTCTGCTCGGCTGCCGCTATCCAACAGCTTGCCAGGACCGACGGCCAGGACAGTGCCACGCTGTGGCTTTTCCTGAGCCGAGTCAGGCAGAACGATACCACCGGCGGTGGTTTCTTCTGCTTCCAGCGGCTGAACAACAATGCGGTCATCCAAAGTGCGAATCTTCAGACTCTTCGCCATGGGTGTTTATCCTTAAAACTTATTCAGGGGTATGTTTGATGTTTTGAAACGAATATTCGAAAGGTTCTGTGCAATTCAGGACTAAGCGTGAATTACATCATGCCGGGCATGCCCATGCCGCCCATTCCTGGCATGCCGCCCATGCCACCCATTCCTCCCATGCCGCCGTGGTCATGGTGATCGTGGTGATCGCCCCCTTCGTCTTCGCTTGGGATTTCGGTGATCAGCGAGTCCGTGGTCAGCAGCAACGCGGCAACACTGGCAGCGTTCTGCAGAGCGGTACGAACTACCTTGGCAGGATCGATGACGCCGGCGTCGACCAGGTCTTCGTAGTTGCCGGTATCGGCGTTGAAGCCTTCGGTGCCCTTCTTCTGCTGACGAACGCGGTTCACAACCACGCCACCGTCCAGACCGGCATTTTCAGCGATCGTACGCAGTGGGAATTCGAGAACCTTGGCGACGATGTCCGCACCCAGCTTTTCGTCACCTTCGACGGCCAGCTTCTTCAGAGCCTTTTGAGCTCGGAGCAGGGCGATACCACCGCCAGGAACGATGCCTTCTTGCAGAGCGGCTTGGGTAGCACTCTTGGCGTCGACCAACAGGTCCTTGCGTTCCTTCATTTCGGTTTCGGTGACGGCACCACAGTTGATCTGGGCAACACCACCGGCCAGCTTGGCCAGACGCTCTTGCAGCTTTTCGCGATCGTATTCGCTATCGGTAGCTTCGATTTCGCTGCGGATCTGAGCGGCACGACCTTCGATATCGGCCTTCTTGCCGCCACCACCAACGATGACGGTTTCGCCAGCGGTCAGCTTGACCTTCTTGGCGCGACCCAGGTTGGAAGTCTTGACACTTTCCAGTTCGATGCCCAGGTCCTTGAAGATGGCGGTTCCACCGGTCAGGGTGGCGATGTCGCCGAGCATGGCTTTACGACGATCGCCGTAGCCAGGAGCCTTAACGGCGGCAACGTTCAGGATGCCACGCATCTTGTTGACGACCAGCGTTGCCAAAGCTTCGCCTTCGACGTCTTCGGCGATGATCAGCAGCGGCTTGTTGGCCTTGCTGACAGCTTCCAGAAGCGGAACCAGCTTCTTGGCAGCCGAGATCTTTTCTTCAAACAGCAGGATATAGCAATCTTCCAGTTCAACTGCCTGCGAGTCTTCGTCGGTGACGAAGTGAGGCGAAAGGAAGCCGCGATCGAACTGCATACCTTCGACGAAGTCGACGGTCGTTTCGCTTCCGCGACCTTCTTCGACGGTGATGACGCCGTCTTTACCAACCTTCAGGAAGGCTTCGGCAAGCACCTTACCGATCGTCGGATCGTTGTTACCGGCGATGGTAGCGATCTGTTCGATCTGCTTCTTGCTCTTTTCGTCGATCTTGGTGGACGACTTCTGAACGGCTTCGCCGACTGCTTCGGAAGCTTTCAGAATTCCACGTTGCAGGGCCATGCCGTCCGCACCGGCGGCCAGCATCTTCAGACCTTCGCGGAAGATACCTTCAGCGAGAACGGTTGCGGTGGTGGTACCGTCACCAGCAACATCGTTCGTCTTGCTGGCGGCTTCCTTAACCAACTGACAGGCGAGGTTTTCGTAGACATCGTCCAGTTCGATGTCTTCGGCAACCGTCACGCCGTCCTTGGTGATCTTGGGGGAACCCCAGCCTTTGTCCAGCACGGCATTGCGACCACGCGGACCCAACGTGCTCTTCACGGCACGTGCCAGCTTTGTTACGCCGGCCAAAAGCGGCTGTCGCGCTTCATCTCCAAAGACCATCTGTTTTGCCACGTCTGGAATCCTCCTCTTGTGGGATGAACTGGTTTCAATCGGCCTGGCTCGTTGATGGGGTGTTCCCATGTCGTTGGGCGAGCACGCTTGGCCGGTTTATTCCATAACTTGGTGATTAACCGTTGATTTGTTTGCGTCAGAGGGAGGCTCCAAGTGCACCCTGAGTGCAGATTTTGGCAGACTCTCTCTGAGATCGGCTTATAGATGCAACTGCCGTGCCGAGAAGTGGGGAGGGGATCGCAAGTCACACAGCAGAAACGACTTGCGATTCATAGGACATTTAGAAATATCACAGCTAAGGACTGCCTTGCCAAATTGGCAGGGAGGTCAAACTTCGGCAGCCTGACCCAGCAGCGCGAAGACTCCTTCGGCCACTGCATGGCCCGATTGAGGGTTCTGCCCGGTCACGAGTCGATCTGAGGTGACCGCAAAGGGGGTGAATGGCTGTTCGGCTTTCTGGTAGTTGGCCCCGCGTTTAACCAGCTCTTCTTCGGTCAGGTACGGCACGTGGTCGGCCAATTGGGCCAGTTCCTCTTCCTCATTCGAGAATCCGGTGACCTCACGCTCTGACACGAGGTAGCTTCCGTCGGAAAGCTGAATGTTCAAAAGGCCGACCGCTCCGTGGCAGACCGAGGAAACGACTCCGCCGGCCTCGTAGATTTCACGGCTGATTGCCTGCAGGTATTTGTTACCGGGAAAGTCCCAGATCACTCCATGTCCGCCGGCGAAGTAGATGGCGGAGTAGTCGGCCGGATCGACGCTTGGGGCGGGCAGGGTGTTTCCCAGTCGATTCATGAACTTGTGGTCTTCGTAATATTCCCAATCGATCGGCAGGGCCATTTCTCCCAGGCTCATGGGATCAATTGGTGTGTAGCCACCCTGTGGGCTGACGAAATCGACCTGGCAGCCTGCTTTTTCGACCGTATCGACAAAATGGACCGCCTCACCCAGCCAAAGGCCTGTGGGACGATCCATTTCGGGGTATCTCGAAGTATTCGTCACGACGACGAGGATCTTCTTGCCGTTCATGATGGCACTCCTTGTTCGAGTGGAGAGAAGCTCAGAAGAGTGTGGCCCGGCTTCTCTTAATTTAGCAGATTTCGTCCGCCAAAAGTGACATCTTATTCCTGGGAGAAGTAGATGAGCATGGCAGGGGCTAGTAAGAACATCCAGCCTAAGATGCTGACGAGAAACGGCGGCGATTCCGTGTCCATATGGCCGCCACGTCCGAGATAGCCGGTAAAGCTTCCAAAAAACTCCGGAAACCAAATTAATGACAACGGAAACATCAGGAAGGCGGTCGCGTAGAGCAACTCAATCCCAACGCCACCGTTGGCAATCGCCATGGCAATCAAGTAGCCAAGTGCAACAACAACGCTTAGTAATTTGCTTATAGTTTCTGCCACTCTCTGGCCTATAGGGTTTTCGGATGGGGGCCAACGCCAGGCTAATCGCTCTAGGCTCGAATCTCTTGGAATATAAATCTTCGAGCAACTAGGTCATGACAGCCAACAACATCAGTAAGTTGCGCCCTCCATCCGAAACAACTACAACTACATGCCGGGGCGGAAGTCGTCGTCGTCCTGAACACTGTGCAGAAACTCGGCCAACAAAGTGGCAGCGTGGTCGATGTCTTCCAGCGAGATCGTTTCGACGGCACTGTGCATGTAACGGTTGGGAATGGCCACCAGGCCAGCGGCGACGCCGCCACGGGTGGTTTGAATGGCGTTGGAATCGTTCGGGGCTGCTTTGCCCAGGGCCGCGATCTGATAGGGGATCTGGTTTTCCTCGGCTACTTCGATCAGCCGCGAAACGACCTTGGGATTCATATTCGGTCCCCGATAGATGACCGGGCCGCGTCCCAGGTAGACTTCGCCACGTTCTCCCCGGTCGATCGTCGGGCAGTCCGTCGCGTGGGTCACATCGACGGCGATACCAATGTGCGGGTCGATCCCATAAGCGCTTGTTTTGGCACCCCGCAGGCCGATTTCTTCCTGAACAGTGGAAACCGCGTAAGCCGCACACTGCTTATCGCTGAACTTGCCGTAGCGTCGAGCCGCTTCGATCACGACCCACAGTCCGGTGGTATCGTCCATTTTGGGGCCGAATGCCAGGTCGTTCTGCATCATTTGCATGCCCAGTTGCAGAGTGACCGGGTCGCCCACTTGCACCAATGTCTTCGCTTCGGCCTGGTCCTTGGCCCCGATGTCGAGCCACAGGTCTTTGAGCTGAATGGCCGCTTTTCGTTCGGCATCGGTCAGCAAGTGGATTGGCTTACGGGAGATGACCGCCGGGATATCCCCATCTTTGGTCCAGATTGACATCTTCTGTCCGACCAATTGAACTGGATCCCAACCGCCGATCGTCTGGCACCGGATGAATCCCATTTCGTCGATTTGCGTGACCAGCAGACCGATTTGATCGCAGTGGCCCGCCATCATCACGCGGACGTTCCCACCTGAGTTGACCGAAGCAATGACGTTACCGTGGAAGTCCGTGTCGACCTTATCCGCGAATTCGGCGGAGTATTCCCGCACGATATCCTGTACCGGAGCTTCGTAGCCAGAGGGGCTCGGAGTGTTCAACATACGCTCTAAAAACTTTAGCGGCTCAGACTCCATACTCGAAACGGCTCCTCGATAACTGCGGAAATGTGAAACGTGATACGGCTGATATCTTTTATCATTGTGTAAAAGGCACGCGGCGCAGATAATGCCCTGCGCGTCAGCACACAGTAATGGCAGTCTAGGGGATAGGTGCGTTTGATGGAACCGATCGATCTAAAGGAATACGAGTGGAAAACGGTGATTCGTCCTATGCGCATCGAGGATTACGATGCGCTGGTCGAGATGCAGCGGGCCTGCTTCCCTGGCATGGCGCCCTGGTCGAAAGAGCACATCGAAAGCCAGCTGAAGATTTTCCCCCAGGGGCAAATCGTTATCGAGATCGACGGTCAGTTGGCGGCGTCCTCCAGCTGCTTGATTGTGCAAAACGAGCCCAACATGGCCTGGCACAACTTCAAGGCTGTCTCCGACAACGGCTATATCCGTAATCACAACCCTAAGGGGGACACGCTGTACGGGATCGAGATGATGGTTCATCCCGAGTTCCGCGGCCTCAAGCTTTCCCGCCGCATGTACGATGCCCGGAAGGAAATGTGCCGCGAGATGAACCTGGCCCGGATGATCATCGGCGGGCGTATTCCCGGCTATCACAAGGTGGCCGATAAGATGACCGCCCGCGAATATGTCGAACGGGTGGTCGCCAAGGCCGAGTTCGACCCCGTGCTGACCGCCCAGACGGCCAATGGCTTCGCCCTGCAAGGGCTGATTCCCAATTACCTGCCCAACGACAAGGCTTCGTGCGGGTACGCCACCTACTTGGAGTGGCTGAACCTCGACTACCGACCAGGGGCCAAGCGACGCTTCCATCACCTGGTCGAACCGATTCGCATCACGGTCGTTCAGTATGAAATGCGAGCGATTCGCAGTTTCGATGAGTTTGCCCAGCAGTGCGACTTCTTCCTCGACGTCGCCTCCGACTACAAGTCAGACTTCATCATGTTTCCGGAGTTGTTCACCACGCAGCTCTTGTCGTGCGTGGAACCGACCCGGCCAGGGCTGGCAGCCCGTCGACTGGCGGAGTTCACGACCGACTACCTCGAGTACTTCTCGGAGCGGGCGATCAAGTTCAACGTGAACGTGATCGGCGGTAGTCACTTCGTGTTGGAGAACGACACGCTGTACAACATTGCCTACCTGTTTGGTCGCGATGGCTCGATTGGTAAGCAGTACAAGATTCATATCACCCCCAGCGAGCGGAAGTGGTGGGGGATCGAGCCTGGGCATAAGGTCGAAGTCTTCGACACCGACTGCGGCAAGGTCGCTATTCAAATCTGTTACGACATCGAGTTCCCCGAGCTGACGCGAATCGCAGCCAACAAAGGGGCCGAGATGATCTTCGTGCCGTACAACACCGACACGCGTCACGGCTACCTCCGCGTGAAGACGTGTGCCCAGGCACGCTGCGTCGAGAACCAGGTTTACGTGGCAATCTCAGGCTGTACCGGTAACCTGCCGTTTGTCGAGAACGCCGATATCCACTACGCCCAGTCAGGCGTCTTTACCCCATGCGACGCCGAGTTTGCCCGTGATGGTATCGCCGCCGAGTGCAACCCGAACGTCGAAACGATCGTGATTCACGACGTCGACCTGGAACTGCTTCGGCGGCACCGGTTAGAAGGTTCGGTCCAGAACTGGAACGACCGCCGCAAGGACTTGTACAAAGTGCAGTACATGGAAGACGGCGAGCAGGGATACGTTTAGTTGCCTGAAGCAGTCGCTTAAGCCTTACTGCTTTGCCGCCGACGAAACGATCATTAGCTTGACCTTGTTGGCATACTCCAAGAGTTCCGGAGTCTCTGAGACAAGACTGACCGACCGAGGCACATCAGGAGTATTGAATGCCATCGCCATCGCTTCCGGCAAGTTCATGAATCGTCGGACGTTCATGAAATAGGGGCCTTCCCGATGATCGAGGGGGGGATTCCTTAAATGCAGGTTACCGATGGCGGGCTCGAAGATTGCCGCATAGATCGCCAGTGCTGCGAGGTTTCCTTCTGCTTTGACGGTGACGTTGTCGAGCGTTGTAGACTCAACGATTGCCTGGGCTGCACGGCGAATGTCCCAGACTCGCATCGCATCGATCGATTGTCCCAGCAATAAATAGCGACGACGCGTTTGAATCTCCGGCTTCGTTTCCTGCGTCCATTGGGTTGGGCCGATGCCGCGCGGGGCGAGAACATAGAAGTGCTGGCCGGGACCAGGATCC includes:
- the groL gene encoding chaperonin GroEL (60 kDa chaperone family; promotes refolding of misfolded polypeptides especially under stressful conditions; forms two stacked rings of heptamers to form a barrel-shaped 14mer; ends can be capped by GroES; misfolded proteins enter the barrel where they are refolded when GroES binds), yielding MAKQLLFEDHARAKMLKGIDKLADAVAVTMGPTGRNVIINKSYGGPTVTKDGVTVAKEIELEDRFENMGAKLVNEVASKTSDVAGDGTTTATVLARAIFKEGLRNIVAGSNPTAIRRGIEKAVAAAEDFLLSMAKPVNSKEDVANIGTISANNDRAIGELLADALHRVGQDGVITVEEGKSRETTVEYVEGMQFDKGYISPYFINRPAEMDVEMEDAYILFHEKKISNLRELIPLLEQVGNTGKPLLIVAEDIEGEALTALVVNRLRGVLNIAAVKAPGFGDRRKAMLADMGVLTGGTVISDDLGITLDKVQLNQLGRAKKINITKDKTTIVEGGGDKKELESRIAQLKRQIEETDSEYDREKYQERLAKLSGGVAVISVGAETEAEMKQTKARVEDALHATRAAVEEGVLPGGGVALVRAIEAVEKARSSARGDEKIGVDIILKALPAPMRQIADNCGIDGNVVVDEVQQKSTNYGYNAYEGAYVDMVKAGVIDPAKVVRTALSNAASISGLLLTTEALVTNLEDDGKRPAEGVIR
- a CDS encoding co-chaperone GroES, with translation MAKSLKIRTLDDRIVVQPLEAEETTAGGIVLPDSAQEKPQRGTVLAVGPGKLLDSGSRAELSVAIGDEVIYGKYSGSDIEIDDVEYKILRETEVLAKVVND
- the groL gene encoding chaperonin GroEL (60 kDa chaperone family; promotes refolding of misfolded polypeptides especially under stressful conditions; forms two stacked rings of heptamers to form a barrel-shaped 14mer; ends can be capped by GroES; misfolded proteins enter the barrel where they are refolded when GroES binds); the protein is MAKQMVFGDEARQPLLAGVTKLARAVKSTLGPRGRNAVLDKGWGSPKITKDGVTVAEDIELDDVYENLACQLVKEAASKTNDVAGDGTTTATVLAEGIFREGLKMLAAGADGMALQRGILKASEAVGEAVQKSSTKIDEKSKKQIEQIATIAGNNDPTIGKVLAEAFLKVGKDGVITVEEGRGSETTVDFVEGMQFDRGFLSPHFVTDEDSQAVELEDCYILLFEEKISAAKKLVPLLEAVSKANKPLLIIAEDVEGEALATLVVNKMRGILNVAAVKAPGYGDRRKAMLGDIATLTGGTAIFKDLGIELESVKTSNLGRAKKVKLTAGETVIVGGGGKKADIEGRAAQIRSEIEATDSEYDREKLQERLAKLAGGVAQINCGAVTETEMKERKDLLVDAKSATQAALQEGIVPGGGIALLRAQKALKKLAVEGDEKLGADIVAKVLEFPLRTIAENAGLDGGVVVNRVRQQKKGTEGFNADTGNYEDLVDAGVIDPAKVVRTALQNAASVAALLLTTDSLITEIPSEDEGGDHHDHHDHGGMGGMGGMGGMPGMGGMGMPGMM
- a CDS encoding type 1 glutamine amidotransferase domain-containing protein, yielding MNGKKILVVVTNTSRYPEMDRPTGLWLGEAVHFVDTVEKAGCQVDFVSPQGGYTPIDPMSLGEMALPIDWEYYEDHKFMNRLGNTLPAPSVDPADYSAIYFAGGHGVIWDFPGNKYLQAISREIYEAGGVVSSVCHGAVGLLNIQLSDGSYLVSEREVTGFSNEEEELAQLADHVPYLTEEELVKRGANYQKAEQPFTPFAVTSDRLVTGQNPQSGHAVAEGVFALLGQAAEV